The sequence TGCGAAAAGCTGCGGTGAGGCGCAAACAGCCATCGACCCGCAGATTTCCGAATGGGGGAACCCACCTGAGGTAAATGCTCAGGTACTGCTGCATGAATCCATAGTGCAGCAGGGCGAGACGTGGGGAACTGAAACATCTAAGTACCCACAGGAAAAGAAATCAACCGAGATTCCGTAAGTAGTGGCGAGCGAAAGCGGAAGAGCCCAAACCGAGCTATAGCAATATAGTTCGGGGTTGCGGACCGGCATAATGATTCTACGAGCTTAGCAGAAGTAAGCTGGAAAGCTTACACCATAGAGGGTGAAAGTCCCGTATGCGAAAAGCGAGTAGACAGGCCGGGATCCAGAGTACCACGAGGCACGTGGAACCTTGTGGGAAGCAGGGGGGACCACCCTCCAAGGCTAAATACTAACTGGTGACCGATAGTGGAGAAGTACCGTGAGGGAAAGGTGAAAAGAACCCCGGGAGGGGAGTGAAAGAGAACCTGAAACCCTATGTTTACAAGCAGTTGGAGAGCGTTAAAGCTCGACAGCGTACTTTTTGTAGAACGGTCCGGCGAGTTATTGTATGCGGCGAGGTTAAGTACTCATAAGGTACGGAGCCGAAGGGAAACCGAGTCTTAATAGGGCGACAAGTCGCATGCAATAGACCCGAAACCGGGTGACCTATCCATGGACAGGTTGAAGCGAGAGTAAAGTCTCGTGGAGGACCGAACCCGTAACCGTTGAAAAGGTTTGGGATGAGCTGTGGATAGCGGAGAAATTCCAATCGAACTCGGATATAGCTGGTTCTCCCCGAAATAGCTTTAGGGCTAGCCTCAAGTAAAGTCTGACGGAGGTAAAGCACTGATTGGGCTAGGGGCCTTACCGGGTTACCGAACCCTCTCAAACTCTGAATGCCGTCTAGATGTTGCTTGGGAGTCAGACTATGTGAGATAAGTTTCATAGTCGAGAGGGAAACAGCCCAGACCATCAGCTAAGGTCCCAAAATCACAGTTAAGTGGTAAAGGATGTGGGTTTGCTAAGACAACTAGGATGTTGGCTTAGAAGCAGCCATTCATTCAAAGAGTGCGTAATAGCTCACTAGTCGAGTGAACCTGCGCCGAAAATGTTCGGGGCTAAACTGTGTACCGAAGCTATGGCAGTAGAGATACTGGGTAGGGGAGCTTACTGTGGTAGGCCGAAGCATGACCGGAAGGACATGTGGACGAGACAGTAGTGAGAATGCCGGAATAAGTAGCGAAAGTAAAGTGAGAATCTTTACCGTCGAAAGCCTAAGGTTTCCTGGGGAAGGTTCGTCCGCCCAGGGTAAGTCGGGACCTAAGCCGAGGCCGGAAGGCGTAGGTGATGGACAACAGGTTGAAATTCCTGTACTACCGCTGCTCGTTTGAGAGAAGTGGGGACGCAGGGGGATAGGTCAAGCGAGCGACCGGAAGAGCTCGTCCAAAGGAGGTAGATAGACCGGTAGGGAAATCCGCCGGTTGTTTCGAAGGCCTGACGGGGAGGGAAAAATAAGTACCGAAGTGACCGATTCCGCACTGACAAGAAAAGCCACTATCGAGAGCAGAGGTACCCGTACCGCAAACCGACACAGGTAGGTGAGGAGAGAATCCTAAGACGAGCGGGAGAAGCGTTGTTAAGGAACTCGGCAAATTGACCCCGTAAGTTCGCGAGAAGGGGTGCCTGTGAGAGCAGGCCGCAGAGAATAGGCCCAAGCAACTGTTTAACAAAAACACAGGTCTCTGCTAAATCGAAAGATGAAGTATAGGGGCTGACGCCTGCCCGGTGCTGGAAGGTTACGGGGATCTGTTAGCGTAAGCGAAGCAGTGAACTTAAGCCCCAGTAAACGGCGGCCGTAACTATAACGGTCCTAAGGTAGCGAAATTCCTTGTCGGGTAAGTTCCGACCCGCACGAATGGCGTAATGACTTGGGCGCTGTCTCAACAACGTACCCGGCGAAATTGTAGTACTTGTGAAGATGCAAGTTACCCGCGACAAGACGGAAAGACCCCATGGAGCTTTACTGTAGCCTGATACTGGGTTTCGGTATTCTTTGTACAGGATAGGTGGGAGGCAGAGAAGCCAGCGCGCCAGCGTTGGTGGAGCCGTCGTTGGGATACCACTCTAAGAATATTGAAACTCTAACCAGAGGCCGTGAACCGGTCTTGGGACACTGTCAGGTGGGCAGTTTGACTGGGGCGGTCGCCTCCTAAAAGGTAACGGAGGCGTCCAAAGGTTACCTCAGCGCGGTCGGAAATCGCGCATCGAGTGCAAAGGCATAAGGTAGCCTGACTGCGAGACAGACAAGTCGAGCAGGTACGAAAGTAGGGCTTAGTGATCCGGCGGTATGAAAGTGGGATTGCCGTCGCTCAACGGATAAAAGCTACCCTGGGGATAACAGGCTGATCTCCCCCAAGAGTCCACATCGACGGGGAGGTTTGGCACCTCGATGTCGGCTCATCGCATCCTGGAGCTGAAGTCGGTTCCAAGGGTTTGGCTGTTCGCCAATTAAAGCGGTACGCGAGCTGGGTTCAGAACGTCGTGAGACAGTTCGGTCCCTATCTGTCGCGGGCGCAGGATATTTGAAGGGATCTGTCCTTAGTACGAGAGGACCGGGATGGACAAACCTCTGGTGCACCAGTTGTCACGCCAGTGGCACAGCTGGGTAGCCAAGTTTGGAGGGGATAAACGCTGAAAGCATCTAAGCGTGAAACCCACCCTAAGATGAGATATCCCACCGAAAGGGTAAGACCCCATGTAGACTACATGGTAGATAGGCCAGAGGTGTAAGTACAGTAATGTACTGAGCTGACTGGTACTAATAGGTCGAGGGCTTGACCAAGGAAGAGGTCTTTTGAGAAGTCTTAATGGGATAGAAGGAAAGTCTTGCTTTAGGCATTATATATCTTTGAAGGTGTGAGGTAACAATATTCTGGTGGCAATAACGAGAAGGAAACACCCGTTCCCATTCCGAACACGGTAGTTAAGCTTCTCAGTGCCGATGATACTAGGATGGAGACGTCCTGGGAAAGTAGGTCGCTGCCAGATTTAATATCAAAGCCTTACGGTTGTTCCGTAGGGCTTTGTTTTATTTCAAGGAACCTGGTACGCCGAGCTTTTATATCCTTTCTTTAAAAATTTAAAGGCAATTGAGCTTGAAGAACTCCAATCATTATATTAGAATAGGTATGACGGCTTGCAAGCTGTCAATAATATCAGTAGAAGACATAATTTATGGAAATTGGGAGCAGATATGAAGAAACAGTCAATCACAAAAGGTTTTGCGGTACTGTCGGCGGCAGGACTTATAACAAAAATATTATCGGTGCTTTATATTCCTTTTTTGCTTGCCATTATCGGAGATGAGGGAAATGGTATTTATGCTGCCGCGTATCAAGTATATGTTTTTATTTATGTTATTGCCAATTCAGGCATTCCCGTTGCGATAGCAAAGTCCGTGTCTGAGCTTACCGCTGTGGGAAACTACAAGGATGCTTTGAGAATCTTTAAAATATCGCGTTTTTTCCTTATTATAATAGGTACTGTTTTAACAGTGCTTATGTTTGTCACGGCAAAGCCATTGGCTGTCATGATTAACTCGGAAAAATCATTCCTTGCAATAGCGGCATTGTCTCCGACACTGTTTTTTACCGCCCTGGCCTCTGCGTACAAGGGATATTTCCAGGGCATGAGCAACATGACTCCGACTGCCGTGTCCCAGGTGGTTGAACAGATATTCAATATGATATTCACAGTGCTTTTTGCAGCGTTGCTAATAAATAAAAGCCTTGAGGCTGCGTGCGCCGGAGGTACCGTAGGAACAACTGTGGGTGCGCTGGCTTCCGTTATTGTCCTTATATTTATATACAACAGAAGAAGAGAAGAAATTAACAATCTGAAGGAACACAGGAAGACTGCAAAGAGATACTCATACAAGCAGCTTGCGACAAGAATATTTTATTACAGCCTACCCATAACTGTTTGTGTGGCTGCTCAATATGCTGGAAATCTCATTGATGTGGCAAATATAAGAGGGCGTCTTTTGGCCGGCGGCTATACGCTGGAAATGGCATCGGTCATGCACAGCTATTTGTCCAAATACCAGCAAATAATGAACGCACCGATTTCCATAGTTTCGGCTCTTGCGGCGGCGGTGCTGCCTTCCATTTCGGGAGCTGCGGCGGAACAAGATATAAAGCAGGTTAAGGATAAATCCAACCATGCTTTCAGGCTTTGCATGCTGATAGTAATTCCGTCGGCTGTGGGGTTGTCCATATTGAGTGAACCTATTTACGCCGTATTGAAATACGGAGCGGGTTCCCACCTTATGCGCTACGGCTCAATAGTACTCGTTCTCATGTCCATTGTACAAATACAGTCGTCAATTTTGCAGGGTGCAGGAAAACTGTACAAAGCAACGATAAATGTAATTTTAGGTATTATCGCAAAGATAATTTTCAATTATATACTTATAGCAAATCCCAATATAAATATCATGGGAGCAGTGATAGGAAGTATAGTGGGATACGGTTTGACCATTATTCTCAATGTTATGACAGTAAGAAAAGAGTTGAAAATAAAAATAAATATACTGAAACAGGCGGTAAAACCGGCTGTTTCATCAGTGGTAATGGGTATTTTTGTATGGATTGTATACAAGGGTTTATACTTTGTTTTAGGATTTATTAAGAGCGCATATCTTGTAAACGCATTATCTACAGTTGTTTCAGTTCTGTTCGGAATGGCAATATATTTTTATATAATGATACTTGTCAGGGGAATAACAAAAAATGATTTTGACGTATTGCCGGAAAAAATCAGAAGAATGATACCCAAATTCGTATTAAACAAAGCCGTATGAACTGATTAAAAATATTATTGAAATAATATTATTGAAATGTTACGGATAAGATTGAAATGTTATAAATAAGCGGATAAGCTGTATGGGAAGCAAGTTTATATGAAATTGCAAAAAAGTTTATAAATTGTTTATATATTATTTAGTTGAAATTTATAGCTGCCATATAGAATAGTAAGTGAGGAAACGTTTCCTTAAATATTGCAAAAAAGGAGAGGTGGCAAATGGGAAAAAAGAAGAATCTGACGATGCTCATAAGTTTTTGCATCGGAGCGGTATTGTTTGTATCAACGGCTTTTGCAGATGTCGTTTCCAAAACGGGGTATGAACAATTTAAGGATGCAATAAAGAATACAGTGGGAAGCCTTGCAGAGGAATATGACAGCTTCACTACGGAGACGGGATTATCCGTAAAAGATAATGACAGAATACTGGCGGCAAATTACGCAATAGAAAAATACGATATGGTCAACAGCAGAAGGGAAGAGGTCTCAACTTCGGAGTGGGGAGGAATTAAGACAAGCAATTATTATTCCTACAGGGATAAGTGGTGCAATATATATAGCGGCGATGAAGATACCTATTATGTCAACGAGTATGAAACCGAGATGAAGGACGCAGTAAGAATTAACAATGTCTTTGAAGATGAAGATTTTGAGTACATTGAGAGAATATTTGATGCTTTGATAGGAAATCTCAAGGAGTATGTTGTCGTAACAGAAGACGCTGACGGAAACAAGGAATTTTCCGGGAAATTAAGCGATGCACAGATTCCTGCGGTAGTTAATGCAGTTATCGCATATGCCGCGAAGAAAACTGTATTTGACGAATCGCAAAGACAGAATGGAATTGACCTTCCTGTCATTAAAAATGATGTTTTTGTGAAAGAAGTAAGAGGAAGGGCAAATTTAAACGGAGACGGAATAATTGAAAACCTGTTTGGAGAGATTATAGTTTCCGGAAGCGAGGAAAACGGAACAAAGCATGATTTTAAAATTGAACTTGTGTTCAAGGTCTACAACATAAATTCTACTGTAGTGGAAAAACCCGATTTAACCGGCAAGAAAGTAGAAAAAACTGTTGTACAAAACGGATATAACTCAAATGCTTTACAGAAGTATATGGGTAAATGGAAGAATGACATTGTGATAGAGGAAAGTGACAGATTCGTCAAGATAGGTGAGAGAATTATAGAAATTACGAGCTTTGACAGCGACTATGTTTATGGAACATATACCGAAATTTACAAGGACGAATATGCCGATTACGGCAGCTCGAACAGTTACAGCTTGAAGGCAAATATAAATGAAGAGAGAGGCCGCCTTGAAATTACCGATGCTTCAGGCAATGTAACTGAGGGTTATATGTACCTGGAGATGGGAAGAATTGATTTCTACATTCCAAGTGAAAAACCTGAGAAAGACGTGTACAATCCTATATTCAATAAAGTTTTTGATGAGGAATAAGGATAGATTGGAACGGATAATATTTTAAGGATTTATTTGAAACTGGCAGCGGCTTTTCCGCTGTCGGTTTCGTAAATTATTGTTTATATCGGAGGGTTCAATGGAAACTGTACTTGAAATAAAGGGACTTACCAAATTATATAAGAATGGAAGAGGAATTTTTGATATAAATCTTGAAGTATACAGAGGGGATGTGTTTGGATTCCTCGGCCCCAACGGTGCGGGAAAGACTACCGCTATGAAAATTATGACGGGTCTTATGCATCCGAACAGCGGAGACGTAAAAATTTTCGGGCACAGCGTTATAACCGAATTTGAACAGGCCATGAAGAAAGTGGGCTGTATAATTGAAACTGCGGAATCCTATGCATATCTTACACCTTATGAGAATTTAAAACTTTTTGCTAGATTCTATGATGACGTGGATGATAAAAGAATTGATGAAGTCCTGGAGCTCACCGGCATTCTTAAGTTCAAAAAAGAAAAAGTGAAGAATTTTTCTCTTGGTATGAAGCAAAGGCTCGGGTTGGCTGCGGCAATTTTGTCAAGGCCCGAATTGGTGATATTGGACGAGCCGTTAAATGGACTTGACGTGGAAGGCATGATAGAAATCAGAAAACTTATCAAGGCACTTGCAGAGAACGAAAAGACAACATTCTTTATTTCAAGCCATCTTATCCATGATGTGGAAATAACATGTAACAGGATTGGAATACTGTACGACGGAAAACTGGTTAATGTGGATACAACCGAAAACATACTTAAAAACTTTGCTTCACTGGAGAACTATTTTGTAAGCGAGGTAGGTAAAAATGAAAGCGTTTAAGGCCGCGTTTATAAATGAAGTCGAGAAAATATACAGAAAAAAGAAAGTCGTTGTGGCAGCCATACTCTCAATCCTTGCCATAGTTATGGGACAACTGGTGGTTACCGGAATAAACAGGGGTTTTGGATTGATAGCTGCCAGCAGTACACAGTTTCCGATCCTGGTGCTGTCTTTGTTGGTTAACACCATATTGCCGTTGTTTACAACACTTGTTGCCATAGATGTATTTTCCGGTGAGTTTTCTCACAACACCATGAAGATTACATTAACCAGACCGGTTTCGAGGATGAAACTGTATGCGGCTAAGATTTGTGCCGTGGCTTTTTTCGTTCTTGCAAATCTGTTGATGATAATGCTGCTGTCTTTAGTGGCGGGATTTATTTTTAACGCCGTATCGTTATCGGTATCCGGAGTTTTAAGAATAGTTTTGTCCTATATTGTTACTTTGATACCTATAATGTGCTTTGCTCTTATAGTTGTGTTTTTCTCAAATGTTTTAAGAAGCGGAACAGGGGTGTTCTTTTTATCAATTGT comes from Acetivibrio thermocellus ATCC 27405 and encodes:
- a CDS encoding putative polysaccharide biosynthesis protein, with amino-acid sequence MKKQSITKGFAVLSAAGLITKILSVLYIPFLLAIIGDEGNGIYAAAYQVYVFIYVIANSGIPVAIAKSVSELTAVGNYKDALRIFKISRFFLIIIGTVLTVLMFVTAKPLAVMINSEKSFLAIAALSPTLFFTALASAYKGYFQGMSNMTPTAVSQVVEQIFNMIFTVLFAALLINKSLEAACAGGTVGTTVGALASVIVLIFIYNRRREEINNLKEHRKTAKRYSYKQLATRIFYYSLPITVCVAAQYAGNLIDVANIRGRLLAGGYTLEMASVMHSYLSKYQQIMNAPISIVSALAAAVLPSISGAAAEQDIKQVKDKSNHAFRLCMLIVIPSAVGLSILSEPIYAVLKYGAGSHLMRYGSIVLVLMSIVQIQSSILQGAGKLYKATINVILGIIAKIIFNYILIANPNINIMGAVIGSIVGYGLTIILNVMTVRKELKIKINILKQAVKPAVSSVVMGIFVWIVYKGLYFVLGFIKSAYLVNALSTVVSVLFGMAIYFYIMILVRGITKNDFDVLPEKIRRMIPKFVLNKAV
- a CDS encoding ABC transporter ATP-binding protein, which produces METVLEIKGLTKLYKNGRGIFDINLEVYRGDVFGFLGPNGAGKTTAMKIMTGLMHPNSGDVKIFGHSVITEFEQAMKKVGCIIETAESYAYLTPYENLKLFARFYDDVDDKRIDEVLELTGILKFKKEKVKNFSLGMKQRLGLAAAILSRPELVILDEPLNGLDVEGMIEIRKLIKALAENEKTTFFISSHLIHDVEITCNRIGILYDGKLVNVDTTENILKNFASLENYFVSEVGKNESV
- a CDS encoding ABC transporter permease; the encoded protein is MKAFKAAFINEVEKIYRKKKVVVAAILSILAIVMGQLVVTGINRGFGLIAASSTQFPILVLSLLVNTILPLFTTLVAIDVFSGEFSHNTMKITLTRPVSRMKLYAAKICAVAFFVLANLLMIMLLSLVAGFIFNAVSLSVSGVLRIVLSYIVTLIPIMCFALIVVFFSNVLRSGTGVFFLSIVLFIAFNVLSVIFPKYSNLFITSMFDWYVLWNVDIIPLDKLIREFLIMAGYAIMFYTAGYYMFDKRDL